Proteins encoded within one genomic window of Humulus lupulus chromosome 1, drHumLupu1.1, whole genome shotgun sequence:
- the LOC133785778 gene encoding auxin-induced in root cultures protein 12-like gives MASSTLQILILGLSLCVMIISPAQSLTCKSQKFSGKKFANCSDLPVLSSYLHWTYDASNSSLSIAFTAPPPKSDGWVAWAINPTGTGMAGAQAFVAVKHSNGSASVTTYNITSYSMLMPAKLSFDVWGVSTQVVGGNITIFATAKVPAKAKTLNHIWQVGPGVNATNGFLMKHDFAPANLMAKGTLNLSTGTETSGAAPVPAPAPATSSASSPSTGSSNSTGNSTTGSGKNGGVSLIGSSNSFGFCMVSLLVLVNLLAF, from the coding sequence ATGGCGTCCTCAACTCTCCAAATTCTGATCCTAGGGTTATCCCTATGCGTTATGATAATCTCACCGGCACAGTCCCTGACCTGCAAATCTCAGAAATTCAGCGGAAAGAAGTTCGCCAACTGCTCCGACCTCCCGGTCTTGTCCTCCTACCTCCATTGGACCTACGACGCTTCCAACTCCTCTCTCTCCATCGCATTCACCGCTCCTCCTCCAAAATCCGACGGTTGGGTTGCCTGGGCCATAAATCCTACCGGAACCGGCATGGCCGGAGCTCAGGCTTTCGTCGCCGTCAAGCATTCTAATGGATCCGCATCCGTAACGACGTACAACATCACTTCGTACAGCATGCTCATGCCAGCGAAGCTTTCTTTTGATGTTTGGGGAGTTAGCACCCAAGTCGTCGGTGGAAACATCACGATCTTCGCCACCGCAAAGGTGCCGGCGAAGGCGAAGACGCTGAACCATATCTGGCAGGTCGGTCCCGGAGTCAACGCAACAAATGGATTTCTCATGAAGCACGATTTTGCTCCGGCGAATCTTATGGCTAAGGGGACATTGAACTTGTCCACCGGAACTGAAACTAGTGGTGCTGCTCCGGTTCCGGCTCCGGCTCCGGCCACAAGCTCAGCTTCTTCTCCGTCTACTGGCTCCAGTAACAGTACTGGTAATTCTACCACTGGTAGTGGCAAAAATGGAGGTGTTTCTTTGATCGGTAGCAGTAACAGTTTTGGTTTTTGTATGGTTTCGCTTCTGGTTCTTGTTAATCTCCTGGCTTTTTAG